One genomic segment of Fundulus heteroclitus isolate FHET01 chromosome 10, MU-UCD_Fhet_4.1, whole genome shotgun sequence includes these proteins:
- the bhlha15 gene encoding class A basic helix-loop-helix protein 15, whose amino-acid sequence MKSKGKAVRPSRRPWSDPEPENEPDTEPGSSEQEGSEASVRIGGSWRGSLRSGEGRRRQGGGAGGGGGRRRRMHGSSTKERSIRRLESNERERQRMHKLNNAFQALREAIPHVKTDKKLSKIETLTLAKNYIKALTTIILDMSGACLPTEGDPSEASAARLLQCYQQHLEEEGEEGLTQYLTHMQSFGQES is encoded by the coding sequence ATGAAGTCCAAAGGGAAGGCTGTGAGACCGTCCAGGAGGCCCTGGTCTGACCCGGAGCCGGAGAACGAACCGGACACAGAGCCTGGCTCCAGCGAGCAGGAAGGCTCTGAGGCCTCGGTCCGCATCGGGGGCTCCTGGAGGGGCTCCCTGAGGAGTGGGGAGGGGAGACGCAGACAGGGAGGAGGAGCAGGTGGAGGAGGTGGGCGGCGGCGCAGGATGCATGGCTCCAGCACCAAGGAGCGCAGCATCCGGAGGCTGGAGAGCAACGAGCGGGAGCGCCAGCGCATGCACAAACTCAACAACGCTTTTCAGGCGCTGCGCGAAGCCATCCCGCACGTGAAGACTGACAAGAAGCTGTCCAAGATCGAGACTCTGACTCTGGCTAAGAACTACATCAAAGCTTTGACCACCATCATTCTGGACATGTCGGGGGCCTGCCTGCCCACTGAGGGGGACCCCTCAGAGGCCAGCGCTGCCAGGCTGCTGCAGTGCTACCAGCAGcacctggaggaggagggggaggaggggctCACCCAGTACCTCACCCACATGCAGAGCTTTGGCCAGGAAAGCTAA